CGTCGCGGTCTACTGGATCACGCGCGCGATCCTGGCGCTGATCATCCGCAGCTGGGCCGCCGCGAGCGAGACGCTGTGGGACGACGCGCTCGTCGACGCGCGCGTCTTCGGTCGCATCGCGCACCTCCCGCCCGCGCTCGTCGTCTACTACGGCGTCCAGTTCGTCCCCGGCCTGCACGCGACGCTGGCGCTGCTGATCCAGCGCGTCGCGTTCTCCGTCCTGATCGCCGTCGCGACGCTCGCGACGACGGCCTTCCTCTCCGCCGCGAACTCGATCTACGCGAGCGTGCCGGAGAACCGGACGAAGCCGATCAAGGGCTACCTGCAGGTGCTGGGCATCCTGCTCTACCTGATCGCCGGGCTGCTCATCGTCGCGACGTTGATGGACCGCTCTCCGCTGCTCTTCCTGTCGGGCATCGGCGCGATGACGGCCGTCCTCCTGCTCGTCTTCCGCGACACGATCCTCTCGCTCGTCGCGTCGGTCCAGCTCACGAGCAACGACATGATCCACGTCGGCGACTGGATCGAGATGCCGAAGTTCGGCGCCGACGGCGACGTGATCGACGTCGCGCTGCACACCGTCAAGGTCCAGAACTGGGACAAGACGATCACGACGATCCCGACGCACGCCCTGATCGCCGAGTCCTTCAAGAACTGGCGCGGAATGCAGGACGCGGGCGGTCGCCGCATCAAGCGCGCGATCCACGTCGACCTCTCGACCGTGCGCTTCCTGGAGGACGACGAGATCGACGCGTTCGGGCGCTGGGAGCTGCTCGGCGACTACATCGCGCGCAAGCGGCGCGAGCTCGGCGAGCACAACGCCCGCGTCGGCGGCTCGGGCGACGCGACGAGCGGCGCGCGCCGGCTCACGAACGTCGGGACGTTCCGCGCCTACGTGGAGCGCTACCTGCGCGCGCACCCCGGCGTGCACGCGGACATGACGCTGCTCGTCCGCCACCAGCAGCCGACGGAGCTCGGGCTCCCGATCGAGATCTACTGCTTCACGAACACGACCGAGTGGGCGGCCTACGAAGGCATCCAGGCCGACATCTTCGACCACGTGCTCTCGATCGTGCCGCAGTTCGGGCTGCGCACGTTCCAGAGCCCCGCCGGTGCGGACGTCGCCGGGCTCGTCGAGCGGGCCCGCGCAGGCGCGTCGCCGGCGCCCGCAGGAGCGGACGCATGACCCTGCCGAACCTCGAGGGACGAGTGGCCGTGGTGACGGGTGCGAGCCGCGGCATCGGCGCGGCCCTCGCCTCGGTGTTCGCGCAGCGAGGTCTGCGGCTCGGCCTGTGCGCGCGCGGCGAGCCCGCGCTCCCCGGCGGCGATCGCGTCGTCGCCGCTCGCGTCGACGTGCGCGACGAGCGCGCCGTCGAGACGTTCGCGCGCGACGTCGTCGAGCGCTTCGGGCGGATCGATCTGTGGGTGAACAATGCCGGTGTGCTCGAGCCGATCGCGCCCGCGCGCGACGTCGAGGTCGAGGCGTTTCGCGCGCACATCGACACGAATCTCGTCGGCGTCTTCCTCGGGACGCGCACGTTCGTGCGCCACGTTCGCGCGCGCGGCGGCGAGGGCGTTCTGATCAACGTCTCGTCGGGCGCGGCGTGGAGCGCCTACGCCGGGTGGGCCGCCTACTGTGCGGGCAAGGCCGCGGTCGAGCGCCTGACGGAGGTCGTCGCCCTCGAGGAGGCCGAGCACGGGCTGCGCGCGTACTCGGTGGCGCCGGGCGTCGTCGACACGCAGATGCAGGAGCAGATCCGCGCGTCGAGCGCCGAGGCGTTCCCGATGCTCGAGCGCTTCCTCGCGATGAAGCGCGACGATGCGTTCAACTCGCCCGAGTTCGTCGCGGAGCAGTTCCTCGCGATCGCGTTCGACCCGGACGCGCGCCCGGCCGAGGTCGCCCACCGCATTCCGTTCGAGTGACCGCGGCGCGCGCTGCGCGCGAGCCGCCCGCGCGGTCAGTGCCAGAGCGCCCACGCGAAGGCGAGTAGCGCGGCCACGAGCGCGACGAGCGCGACCGTCGCCGCGACGCTCGCGGGCGCGCTCGCGCGCGAGGCGCGCCCGGTCGGGTCGGCGCCTGCGTCCGCGCCTGCACCCGTCAGCGCGCGCTCGCCGTCGGTGCGGGCGATCGCCGCTGCGTCGCCCATCCCGGCGCTCGCGGCGTGCGCGACGGCGATCTGCACCGTCACGTTGTCGGGCCCGCCCGCGGCGTTCGCGGCGGCGACCAGCGCGTCGACCGCCTGCGATGCCGGCGCGCGCGCCGCGAGCACCTCGATCTCCGCGTCGCTGATGACACCGCAGAGGCCGTCCGAGCAGAGGAGCACGCGGTCGCCCGGTGCGAGCGCGAGCTCGAGCGCGTCGACCTCGACCTCGGCGTCGACGCCGACCGAGCGCAGGATCTCGTTGCGTCGCGGATGGGTCTCGGCCTCCTCGGCCGTCAGGAGCCCGCGCCGCTGCAGCTCGCCGACGACCGAGTGGTCCTCCGTCACGCGCTCGATTGCGGCCGCTCCCGCGCGCAGCCGGTAGGCGCGGCTGTCGCCCACGTGCGCGACCGCGGCACGCCCGTCCGGACGCGCGAGGAGTGCGACGAGGGTCGTGCCCATGCCCTGGAGCGTCGGGTCGCGGAGGGATTCCGCGTGGACGCGCGCGTTGGCCGCGCGAACCGCGAGGACGAGCGCTTCGGCGAGGGCGTCGGCGGGTCGGCGCCCCGCGTCCGCGTCGAGCGCCTCGCCGACGGCGTCGACGGCGATCCGGCTCGCCGTGGCGCCGCCGCGGTGGCCGCCCATGCCGTCGGCGACGACGAGCAGGAACGAGCCGTCGGGCGCCTCGAACACGCCGCAGGCGTCCTCGTTGTGCGGCCGCGCGCGCCCGACGTCGGTGCGCGACGCGAGCTCGTAGCGAAGGGTCGCGGGCGGGGAAGGGTCTCGGGGCTCGGGAGGGGGAGGCGCCATCCGGTCGCGCGTGGCCTCCGCCGGCGCGCCGCAGGCCGGTGCGGCCGCGGCTCGCCGGCCGTCGTCACGGGGTGCCGAGTCCGGGCGACGCGCCGCCGCGGCATGCTGCGCATCGCGTCGCGCCGCGAGCCGATGCCGCGGCGGCCCGCGACCTCGTGCCGAGATCGGGAAGGCAATCTCCACGGGCGGGGCGACGCGCGGCCGCGCAGCGCGGCTCGCGCGTTCGTCCCCTCGGCCCTCGCGCTCGCATCCGGCATCGCGACCCCGAAGGGGCGACGACGAGCCGACGCGGGTGCGGCCGCGCAGATGGCTCCGCGCGCCGCCGCCGGCGAGATGCTCTCAGGAGAAGTCGCGGTCGAGAACCGTCTTGCGGCCGTCCTGGCGGGCGCGCTCGACGGCGGCGTCGCACATCGCGCGGATGCGGTCCGACAGCGCGGTGAGGACGGACGCCGAGGTCTTCATGTCGCCTCGGTCCTTGATGTACGTCTTCACCTTGGAAGCGACGACCAGAACTTCGTTGTCAGCCATGGATGCGTGCCCTCGCGTGGTGGCGCCCGACGGGGCGAGCTCCTGCGCGCGCGTCTCCATCCACGAGCTCCGCCCGGCCCTGGACCCGCCCGAGGCGCGTCCGTGGCGTGCGGCCCCGCGCTTCCCGCTGCGGAAGCGCCGAGCGCCGGTTGCCCGGACGAGGCGCGCTTCTCACAGCCGACCGATCGCGAGGTCTCCACGGATGGAGATGCGCGCTCCCGACCCCCCGCCGGGTGCGCCGTTGACGCGCCGGAGAATGGCCCGTGGCTCGCGAGGGCGCAATGCGGCTAGCCTCGCGCGATGTCGCCGCGTCGCGCCGCCGACCCCGCTCCGCCCGGGTCGGGCGCCAGCGCGACGCTGCTCCGCGGCGTCCGCATCTGGACGGGGAGCGACCCGGGCGGGTCCGATCTCACCTCGAGCGATCACGCCTGCGAGCGCGAGCCCGGATTCGTGCGGATCGAAGAGGGACGGGTCGTCGCGGTCGGGCGCGGCGAGGGCCCGGCCGACGGCGCCGAGGTCGTCGAGCTTGCGAACGGGTTCGCGATCCCCGGGCTGATCGACGCCCACGTCCACATCGGGATCGATCCGGCGCGCGGGGTGGCCGCCCAGGCACGGCAGCCCGCCCACGAGCGCTGGCTCGCCATGACGCAGCGGGCGCGCGCCATGCTGCGGGCCGGTATCACGACGGCGCGCGACCTCGGCGGCCCCGACGGGCTCGAGCTCGCGCTGCGCGACGCGATCGCGCGAGGCGAGCTCGCCGGGCCGCGCCTCGTGTGCGCCGGGCAGCCGGTCACGACACCGGGCGGGCACTGCCACTTCTGGGGAGGCGAGGCGGCGACGGATGCCGACGCGCTGCGCGTCGTCGACCGCCAGCTCGCGCGCGGCGCCGACTGGATCAAGGTGATGGCGACCGGGGGCGTCGCGACCGCGGGAACGCGTCCGGCAGACGCACAGCTCGACGCCGCGTCGATCGCGCGCGTCGTCGCACGCGCCGCGGCGAGCGGGCGGCGCGTCGCCGCTCACTGCCACGGCACCGCGGGCATCCGCAATGCGGCCCTCGGCGGCGTCGCCACGATCGAGCACTGCTCGTTCGCCGGCGCCGACGGCTTCGGCGCCGATCTCGACACGGCGTCGACGGACGCGGGAATCCCGGGCGTCGCGCACGACCGGCTCGCGGAGGGGCTCGCCGCACTCGCGCGCTACGCGGGCCTCTCGCCCGCGCAGGCGCTGCGCGCGGCGACGAGCGGGGCCGCGCGCGCTCTCGGGCTCGAGTGCGAGACGGGCCGGCTCGCGCCGGGACTCGCCGCGGACGTGCTCGTGCTCGAGGCCGACCCGCTCGTCGACCTCGGCGCGCTCGCGCGACCGCTCGCCGTCTTCGCGCGCGGGCAACGCGTCGCGCTCGACGACGCGAGCGCGAGCGCGGAGTACGCCGCGCCGCGCGCGAGGTAGCGCGCGGGCCGCGCGCCGGCGGTTCGCTCGCTGCTACTGCCGGCGCCAGGCGAGGTAGCGGCGCACGTGCGGCACGAGAGGGCGGCCGTCGAGCTCGTCCTCCGCGACGAACCCGCCCCAGACGACCTCGCGCCGGTCGACGCGCACGTCCGGGCGCTCGGGCGCGTGCCACTCGAAGACCCACGCGTGCTCGCGCTTGTGGTCGTGGTCGATCGCGAAGTCGATCGCGTCGCGCAGCGCACTCTCGTCGAGGTCGATGCCGACCTCCTCGTGCAGCTCGCGTCGCGCGGCGGCGCGCGGCGTCTCGCCGCGCCCGATGCGGCCGCACGGCAGCGTCTCGCCGCGCCGGTAGGAGTTGCGCACGAGCAGGAGGGCGCCCTCGTGCCAGACGGCGACGAACGCGCCGCGCTCGCGCGGCCGCCGCACGAACCACCACGCGCGCATGACGCGGTAGCCGACGCGGTAGACCGTGCGGAGGAGCGCGTCGAGCATGGCGCCAGGGTCCGCGCTCGCGCCTCAGCCCGCCAGCGCGCGGGCGACGAAGCGCGCGATGTCGGCCCGCGCGGTCGGCGCGACGTCGCGGAACGCGAGCCCCGCGAGGCCCGGCGCGACGCGCCGGCACTCGGCGCGCGCGCGCACGGCGACGCGGTCGGGGAGCGCGATCTCGAGGTTGAGCCGCTCTCCCTCGAGCAGCGCGGGCCTCGCCGCCGCCGGATCGAGCTCGACGAGGCAGCCGGTGGCCGAGAGCTCGACGACGCGGCCGACGAAGCGTCGGTCGCCGTGCACGCCGCGGAAGGGGAAGCGGACCGGAGCTCGCGGCGCGCGGCGGGGCTCGCGCTCGAGCAGAGTCTGCAGGACGGGGAAGAGGTCGGCGAGCGCCGCGGGGCGGCGGACGAATGCGACGTCGGGCCGCCGCTCGCGCGCGGCGATCGCACGCGCGGCGCCGAGCACGACGACCGGCGCGCCCGGCGCGGCCGCGTCGACGCACTCCGCGTCGACGAGCTGCACGTCGACGAGCTGCGCGTCGACGAGCTGCGCGTCGAAGGCGCCCGCGGGTTCGCCGCGGGACGCGTGCGCGGGGCCGACGTCGACGAGCTCGTAGCCGAGCGCGCCGAGCGCCTTGCGCGTCGACGGGGCGAGCGAGGTCGGAGCAGTGTGCACGGCGATGAGCGGGCGGCGCCGCCAGGAGGCTTCAGGAGCAGGCATGTCGCGCCTTATCGGCGCGGGATCGCTGCGCTTTACTGCGCGGATGCAATCCGCGCCGACGTCCGCTCACGGTTGCGGGCGGTTCGCCCCGTCGACGACCGGCGACGCCCACCCCGGGACGTTCCTCGCCGCGCTCCTCGACTGGCTCGACGCGCGTTCGCGCGGCATGCGCGTCGTCCTTCGCCTCGAGGATCTCGATCCCGAGCGCAGCAGCCCGGCGAAGGCGAGCGCGCTCGAGCGCGACCTCGCGTGGCTCGGGCTCGAGTGGGATGCGACCCTGCGCCAGAGCGATGCGCGCGCCGAGCACGAAGGCGCGCTCGATCGACTGGCGGCGGGCGGCGCGCTCTACCCGTGTGCGTGCTCGCGCAGCGCGATCCGCGCCGGCGCGCGGCGCGCGCCCGATGGCGGCTACGCCTACGACAATCGCTGTCGCACTCGCACGCTGCCGGCCGGCGGCTGGCGCGCGAGCGGCGAGCCGCTTCGCGCCCGTCTCGTGGACGGCCGCATCGAGCTGCGCGACGAGAGCGGCGCTTCGCTCGCGCAGGACCCGGCGGCCGAGATGGGCGACCCGGTCGTGCGCAGGCGCGACGGGTCGATCGCCTACCAGCTCGCGAGCGTCGTCGACGACGCGCGCGAGGGCGTGACGCGCGTCGTCCGCGGCCGCGACCTCGCTGCGAGCACGGCGACGCAGGTCGCGCTCCAGCGTCTGC
This Myxococcota bacterium DNA region includes the following protein-coding sequences:
- a CDS encoding mechanosensitive ion channel family protein is translated as MSESLQTWLDAHSSLAQLVYVASLLLAAVAVYWITRAILALIIRSWAAASETLWDDALVDARVFGRIAHLPPALVVYYGVQFVPGLHATLALLIQRVAFSVLIAVATLATTAFLSAANSIYASVPENRTKPIKGYLQVLGILLYLIAGLLIVATLMDRSPLLFLSGIGAMTAVLLLVFRDTILSLVASVQLTSNDMIHVGDWIEMPKFGADGDVIDVALHTVKVQNWDKTITTIPTHALIAESFKNWRGMQDAGGRRIKRAIHVDLSTVRFLEDDEIDAFGRWELLGDYIARKRRELGEHNARVGGSGDATSGARRLTNVGTFRAYVERYLRAHPGVHADMTLLVRHQQPTELGLPIEIYCFTNTTEWAAYEGIQADIFDHVLSIVPQFGLRTFQSPAGADVAGLVERARAGASPAPAGADA
- a CDS encoding SDR family NAD(P)-dependent oxidoreductase, yielding MTLPNLEGRVAVVTGASRGIGAALASVFAQRGLRLGLCARGEPALPGGDRVVAARVDVRDERAVETFARDVVERFGRIDLWVNNAGVLEPIAPARDVEVEAFRAHIDTNLVGVFLGTRTFVRHVRARGGEGVLINVSSGAAWSAYAGWAAYCAGKAAVERLTEVVALEEAEHGLRAYSVAPGVVDTQMQEQIRASSAEAFPMLERFLAMKRDDAFNSPEFVAEQFLAIAFDPDARPAEVAHRIPFE
- a CDS encoding protein phosphatase 2C domain-containing protein, with translation MFEAPDGSFLLVVADGMGGHRGGATASRIAVDAVGEALDADAGRRPADALAEALVLAVRAANARVHAESLRDPTLQGMGTTLVALLARPDGRAAVAHVGDSRAYRLRAGAAAIERVTEDHSVVGELQRRGLLTAEEAETHPRRNEILRSVGVDAEVEVDALELALAPGDRVLLCSDGLCGVISDAEIEVLAARAPASQAVDALVAAANAAGGPDNVTVQIAVAHAASAGMGDAAAIARTDGERALTGAGADAGADPTGRASRASAPASVAATVALVALVAALLAFAWALWH
- a CDS encoding amidohydrolase family protein, producing MSPRRAADPAPPGSGASATLLRGVRIWTGSDPGGSDLTSSDHACEREPGFVRIEEGRVVAVGRGEGPADGAEVVELANGFAIPGLIDAHVHIGIDPARGVAAQARQPAHERWLAMTQRARAMLRAGITTARDLGGPDGLELALRDAIARGELAGPRLVCAGQPVTTPGGHCHFWGGEAATDADALRVVDRQLARGADWIKVMATGGVATAGTRPADAQLDAASIARVVARAAASGRRVAAHCHGTAGIRNAALGGVATIEHCSFAGADGFGADLDTASTDAGIPGVAHDRLAEGLAALARYAGLSPAQALRAATSGAARALGLECETGRLAPGLAADVLVLEADPLVDLGALARPLAVFARGQRVALDDASASAEYAAPRAR
- a CDS encoding NUDIX hydrolase gives rise to the protein MLDALLRTVYRVGYRVMRAWWFVRRPRERGAFVAVWHEGALLLVRNSYRRGETLPCGRIGRGETPRAAARRELHEEVGIDLDESALRDAIDFAIDHDHKREHAWVFEWHAPERPDVRVDRREVVWGGFVAEDELDGRPLVPHVRRYLAWRRQ
- a CDS encoding PilZ domain-containing protein; this encodes MPAPEASWRRRPLIAVHTAPTSLAPSTRKALGALGYELVDVGPAHASRGEPAGAFDAQLVDAQLVDVQLVDAECVDAAAPGAPVVVLGAARAIAARERRPDVAFVRRPAALADLFPVLQTLLEREPRRAPRAPVRFPFRGVHGDRRFVGRVVELSATGCLVELDPAAARPALLEGERLNLEIALPDRVAVRARAECRRVAPGLAGLAFRDVAPTARADIARFVARALAG
- a CDS encoding glutamate--tRNA ligase family protein — its product is MSRLIGAGSLRFTARMQSAPTSAHGCGRFAPSTTGDAHPGTFLAALLDWLDARSRGMRVVLRLEDLDPERSSPAKASALERDLAWLGLEWDATLRQSDARAEHEGALDRLAAGGALYPCACSRSAIRAGARRAPDGGYAYDNRCRTRTLPAGGWRASGEPLRARLVDGRIELRDESGASLAQDPAAEMGDPVVRRRDGSIAYQLASVVDDAREGVTRVVRGRDLAASTATQVALQRLLGLPEPVYRHHFLLLERAGGGKLAKLHGAVGASELRRAYPSGDALVGWLARAAGLRPTAAPVAARELVGGFAWERVGDADRVVRWTGDALVLDDDPPAARRTGARRTDA